A portion of the Chondrinema litorale genome contains these proteins:
- a CDS encoding pyruvate kinase: MMKIKKNEILAMISRLDQVIEHARKTEVEYADQIAKVHPNYRDSAINLIHYRTLRLHDIRKLQDQLAYLGLSRLGKAEAHVMASMQMNRAILQSFVEEKKIEGIRARVSFKQGEKHLNKNVKELLGYRTKGRRVRIMVTQPSETAQNYDLVERILQAGMNTARINCAHDGPAEWKSMIGHIQTASKKIKRRCKISMDLGGPKIRTGEILPGPGVVKFKPEKDVFGRVINPLPVYLVSAKDYASEIDINQVPIVDKYFEQLQIDDVLTFKDARGKKRRLKIKQKEDASWVVYIKKTTYLETGTIIKIDREGELSEAEVGTLPSVEQSLVLRIGDKLILNKKKVLGEPHVYDEEGLIKQHAHISCTSEEIFSSVEEGERILFDDGKIEGVIREVHEDKLVIRINYASDGGAKLRADKGINFPESKLNISGLTEKDKEDLPFVAQNADVVNLSFVNRASDVQELLDELDKLESKNLGLILKIETQSGFNNLTEILLTAMQTYPVGVMIARGDLAIECGWEHMGRIQEEILSLCQAAHIPVVWATQVLENLAKKGIPSRAEITDAAMSQRAECVMLNKGPHIIHAIEMLDHILKTMKNYQNKKAPMLPVMQIGS; this comes from the coding sequence ATGATGAAGATTAAGAAAAATGAGATATTGGCGATGATTTCTCGCCTCGATCAGGTGATTGAACATGCCCGAAAAACTGAAGTAGAATATGCCGATCAGATAGCGAAAGTGCATCCAAACTATCGTGATAGTGCTATAAATCTTATCCACTACAGAACTCTAAGATTACATGATATTAGAAAGCTACAAGATCAGTTAGCTTATTTGGGGCTATCAAGACTTGGTAAAGCAGAAGCGCATGTAATGGCTAGCATGCAAATGAATAGAGCAATTTTGCAGAGTTTTGTAGAAGAAAAGAAAATAGAGGGAATTAGAGCAAGAGTTTCTTTTAAGCAAGGAGAGAAGCATCTAAATAAAAATGTAAAGGAATTACTGGGTTACAGAACAAAAGGCAGAAGAGTAAGAATAATGGTAACCCAACCAAGTGAAACAGCTCAAAACTACGATCTAGTAGAAAGGATTTTACAGGCTGGAATGAATACAGCTCGTATAAACTGCGCGCATGATGGACCTGCTGAGTGGAAAAGTATGATTGGTCATATACAAACTGCTAGTAAAAAGATTAAGCGCAGATGTAAAATTAGTATGGATTTGGGTGGGCCAAAAATAAGGACTGGTGAGATTTTACCCGGACCGGGTGTTGTTAAATTCAAGCCAGAAAAAGATGTTTTTGGCCGAGTTATAAATCCTTTACCAGTGTATCTGGTTTCGGCAAAAGACTATGCGTCTGAGATAGATATTAATCAAGTTCCTATTGTAGATAAATATTTTGAGCAATTACAAATTGATGATGTTTTAACTTTTAAAGATGCCAGAGGGAAAAAGAGAAGATTAAAAATTAAGCAAAAGGAAGATGCTAGTTGGGTAGTTTACATTAAAAAAACTACTTATTTAGAAACTGGTACCATTATTAAAATTGACCGTGAAGGAGAACTTTCAGAAGCAGAGGTTGGGACGTTACCTTCTGTAGAACAAAGTCTTGTTTTAAGAATAGGCGATAAGTTAATTCTTAATAAAAAGAAAGTACTTGGAGAACCGCATGTATACGATGAGGAAGGATTAATTAAGCAACATGCACATATTTCTTGTACTTCTGAGGAGATATTTTCAAGTGTGGAAGAAGGTGAGAGGATACTTTTTGATGATGGTAAAATTGAAGGCGTAATTAGAGAGGTGCATGAAGATAAGTTAGTAATAAGAATCAACTATGCCAGTGATGGAGGTGCCAAACTTCGAGCTGATAAGGGTATCAATTTCCCAGAAAGTAAGCTGAATATCAGTGGTTTAACTGAGAAAGATAAAGAAGATTTGCCATTTGTTGCTCAAAATGCAGATGTTGTGAATTTGTCATTTGTCAACAGAGCTTCAGATGTACAAGAGTTACTAGATGAATTAGATAAACTCGAAAGTAAAAACTTGGGGCTCATTCTTAAAATTGAAACACAATCTGGTTTTAATAATCTTACAGAAATTCTGCTTACTGCTATGCAAACATATCCAGTTGGAGTGATGATTGCCAGAGGTGATCTAGCAATTGAATGTGGTTGGGAGCACATGGGTAGAATACAAGAAGAAATATTATCGCTATGCCAAGCAGCGCATATACCAGTAGTTTGGGCAACGCAAGTATTAGAAAACTTGGCGAAAAAGGGAATACCATCAAGAGCAGAGATAACTGATGCAGCCATGTCTCAAAGAGCAGAATGTGTAATGTTAAATAAAGGCCCGCATATTATTCATGCTATAGAGATGTTAGACCATATACTTAAGACGATGAAGAACTATCAGAACAAGAAAGCACCTATGCTTCCCGTTATGCAAATTGGTAGTTAA
- a CDS encoding mechanosensitive ion channel domain-containing protein: MDFEFFVALYVKYGFQISVSVLLIIFYILGKTIFSKIIFLRAHKKEFDVSRALYIRKLINNILLLLCLVLVGATWDVSIKHLSIYFASFFTVAGIGLFAQWSVLSNVTSSLILYFYFPIRIGEKIQIIDGGQVIQGVILDITLFSVKIQDENGNEIYFPNNVAIQKGIVSIKQS; encoded by the coding sequence ATGGATTTTGAGTTTTTTGTTGCACTCTATGTAAAGTATGGGTTTCAAATATCAGTAAGTGTACTGCTTATAATATTCTATATATTAGGTAAAACTATTTTTAGTAAGATTATTTTTTTAAGAGCACACAAAAAGGAATTTGATGTATCAAGAGCATTATATATTCGTAAATTAATTAATAACATACTTTTATTACTTTGTTTGGTACTTGTAGGTGCAACTTGGGATGTATCTATAAAACATCTTTCTATTTATTTTGCTTCATTTTTTACAGTTGCAGGTATTGGTCTTTTTGCTCAATGGTCTGTTTTAAGCAATGTTACTTCCTCACTAATACTATACTTTTATTTCCCAATTAGAATTGGCGAAAAAATTCAAATTATAGATGGTGGGCAAGTAATTCAAGGTGTAATTTTAGACATTACATTGTTTTCTGTAAAGATTCAAGATGAAAATGGTAATGAGATTTATTTTCCTAATAATGTTGCAATTCAAAAGGGAATTGTAAGTATAAAACAAAGCTGA